A single region of the Roseivivax sp. THAF197b genome encodes:
- a CDS encoding PaaI family thioesterase: protein MSEFLDQVFPQVRGMFGIDRLDADLLVMRLFADEKHLRPGGTVSGPAMFGLADVSAYVATMARIGREALAVTTNCSIDFMRKPASGRDVLAECRVLKLGRALSVCDVLLFSEGDPAPVARANLTYSLPPKRDQ, encoded by the coding sequence ATGTCCGAGTTTCTGGACCAGGTGTTTCCTCAGGTGCGGGGCATGTTCGGGATCGACCGGCTGGACGCCGACCTTCTGGTGATGCGGCTTTTCGCCGATGAAAAGCACCTGCGCCCCGGCGGTACGGTATCGGGGCCCGCGATGTTCGGACTGGCGGATGTGTCGGCCTATGTGGCGACGATGGCGCGCATCGGGCGCGAGGCGCTGGCGGTGACCACGAACTGCTCCATCGATTTCATGCGCAAGCCCGCCTCGGGCCGGGATGTGCTGGCGGAATGCCGGGTGCTGAAGCTGGGCCGGGCGCTGTCGGTCTGCGACGTGCTTCTATTCTCCGAAGGGGATCCGGCACCGGTGGCGCGCGCCAACCTGACCTATTCTCTACCACCCAAGCGCGACCAGTGA
- a CDS encoding enoyl-CoA hydratase: MAYLERVDKNAVAYLTLNQPDKLNPLSNAMLAALSDEIARLAEDRAIRVVVIAGAGRAFCAGHDLKEMTTARDADDNGRAAFADLFERCSMMMQSLQRLPQPVIAQVHGLAAAAGCQLVATCDMAVAAESTRFGVNGVNIGLFCSTPMVALTRNIPRKHAFEMLTTGAFIDATRARELGLVNRVAPDDQLEAETQNLAETVAAKLATAVRIGKEAFYAQAQMPLDEAYRYTGDVMVANMLDRDTEEGIQAFLEKRAPAWSQDGSDP; this comes from the coding sequence ATGGCGTATCTCGAGCGGGTGGACAAAAACGCGGTGGCGTATCTGACGCTGAACCAGCCGGACAAGCTCAATCCCCTCTCGAACGCGATGCTGGCCGCGCTGTCGGACGAAATCGCCCGCCTTGCCGAGGATCGCGCCATCCGCGTCGTCGTGATCGCGGGGGCCGGTCGGGCATTCTGCGCAGGCCATGACCTGAAGGAAATGACCACGGCGCGGGATGCGGACGATAACGGGCGCGCGGCCTTCGCGGACCTTTTCGAGCGCTGTTCGATGATGATGCAGAGCCTGCAGCGCCTGCCCCAGCCGGTGATCGCGCAGGTGCATGGCCTCGCTGCCGCTGCCGGATGCCAGCTCGTTGCGACCTGCGACATGGCCGTGGCCGCGGAATCGACGCGCTTCGGCGTGAACGGCGTGAATATCGGGCTGTTCTGCTCCACACCGATGGTGGCACTGACCCGCAACATCCCCCGCAAGCACGCATTCGAGATGCTGACCACGGGCGCGTTCATTGATGCGACGCGCGCGCGGGAATTGGGGCTTGTGAACCGGGTCGCCCCAGACGACCAGCTTGAGGCGGAGACGCAAAACCTCGCGGAAACCGTGGCGGCGAAACTCGCCACCGCCGTGCGCATCGGCAAGGAGGCATTTTATGCCCAGGCGCAGATGCCGCTCGACGAGGCCTACCGCTATACCGGCGACGTGATGGTGGCCAACATGCTCGATCGTGACACCGAAGAGGGCATCCAGGCCTTTCTCGAAAAACGCGCCCCCGCCTGGTCGCAGGACGGATCCGACCCGTGA
- a CDS encoding LysR family transcriptional regulator has translation MDWDKLRIFHAVADAGSLTHAGDALHLSQSAVSRQIRALEETLDTTLFHRHARGLILTEQGELLFDATVAMVKRIDAATARIRDSEEEVFGELRVTTTTGFGSLWLAPRLSKLYDKYPDLNIDLMLEERVLDLPMREADVAIRMKEPSQADLIRKRLMNIRMRLYATEEYLDANGTPSSLDDMSSHRLICQNTRSAQVSAGLQLVQELLTHDIQATLSVNNYFGVLQAVMSNLGIGVLPDYIIEDFPAIVRVLPDVESVEVPVFLAYPEELRHSKRIEAFRDFVQDEIILHRKTRKAMGAN, from the coding sequence ATGGACTGGGACAAGCTCAGAATCTTTCACGCCGTGGCCGATGCGGGCAGCCTCACCCATGCGGGCGATGCGCTGCACCTGTCGCAATCGGCGGTCTCGCGCCAGATTCGCGCGTTGGAGGAGACGCTTGATACCACGCTGTTCCACCGGCATGCGCGGGGCCTCATCCTTACCGAACAGGGTGAGCTTCTGTTCGACGCGACCGTCGCGATGGTCAAACGGATAGACGCCGCCACCGCGCGCATCCGCGACAGCGAGGAGGAAGTCTTCGGCGAGTTGCGCGTGACCACGACGACGGGCTTCGGCTCCCTGTGGCTCGCGCCGCGCCTGTCGAAGCTCTACGACAAATATCCCGACCTCAATATCGACCTGATGCTCGAGGAACGGGTGCTCGATCTGCCCATGCGCGAAGCCGATGTCGCGATCCGCATGAAGGAGCCGAGCCAGGCCGACCTGATCCGCAAGCGGCTGATGAACATCAGGATGCGGCTTTACGCGACAGAGGAATATCTCGACGCCAACGGCACGCCCTCGTCGCTGGACGATATGTCGTCGCACCGGCTGATCTGCCAGAACACGCGCTCGGCGCAGGTGTCGGCCGGTCTGCAGCTGGTCCAGGAATTGCTCACGCATGACATCCAGGCGACGCTTTCGGTGAACAACTATTTCGGCGTGCTGCAGGCGGTGATGTCCAACCTCGGCATCGGCGTGTTGCCCGATTACATCATCGAGGATTTTCCCGCGATCGTTCGCGTTTTGCCCGATGTCGAAAGCGTCGAGGTGCCCGTTTTTCTGGCATATCCGGAAGAATTGCGACATTCCAAACGGATAGAAGCCTTCCGCGATTTCGTGCAGGACGAAATCATCCTGCATCGCAAGACCCGGAAGGCGATGGGCGCCAACTGA